From Pelodiscus sinensis isolate JC-2024 unplaced genomic scaffold, ASM4963464v1 ctg68, whole genome shotgun sequence, the proteins below share one genomic window:
- the LOC102447265 gene encoding uncharacterized protein LOC102447265 has protein sequence MATPDYADHRHGPATCSLCQGRCREPVIRSCGHRFCPACVHRPRRDVTEQIPCPWCKEDFQGGKSSSHAWAGDEIDEPFLLEDPGAWPERVCANHKEELNFFCVEDQTFICRVCRASRSHQPHTVLPRREAETDMSQDLRRTWGGWEKFPSSKPTSAASRDLHMEELAADGDLAGLKDAPSFSRVQTFMAWLVLFLFLIAIGGLSATIFAFARAAVKPDGADPRPSAASCCPEGWIGAGGNCYYFSEDERNWETSQNYCSVHAASLAANDSLEALNITLHRKGPSNHWVGLRREPGQPWRWVDGAAFNHPLTSPLEPHSFAIRGAGLCAYLADGVVSSAGCDTERKWACSKPHGRIGASPEDAEC, from the exons ATGGCAACGCCGGACTATGCTGACCACCGGCACGGTCCCGCGACTTGCTCTCTCTGCCAGGGGCGCTGTCGAGAACCAGTGATCAGATCCTGCGGGCACCGCTTCTGCCCGGCCTGCGTCCACCGGCCCCGGAGGGACGTGACAGAGCAAATCCCCTGTCCTTGGTGCAAGGAAGATTTTCAGGGGGGGAAATCCAGCAGCCACGCCTGGGCGGGGGATGAAATAGACGAGCCATTCCTGTTAGAGGACCCGGGTGCGTGGCCGGAGAGGGTGTGTGCGAACCACAAAGAAGAGCTAAACTTCTTCTGCGTGGAGGATCAAACCTTCATTTGCCGGGTCTGCAGGGCGAGCCGGAGTCATCAACCCCACACggtgcttcccagaagggaggctGAAACCGACATGAGCCAG GACCTCCGGCGCACCTGGGGCGG CTGGGAGAAGTTTCCAAGCTCAAAGCCAACTTCTGCTGCGAGCAGAGACCTACACATGGAGGAGCTGGCGGCAGACGGTGATCTAGCTGGACTCAAAG ATGCACCGTCTTTCTCCAGGGTCCAGACGTTCATGGCGTGGTTGGTCCTGTTCCTTTTCCTGATTGCCATCGGCGGCTTGAGCGCCACCATCTTTGCTTTTGCAC GAGCAGCCGTCAAACCTGATGGGGCTGATCCAAGACCATCCGCAGCCTCCTGTTGTCCAGAAGGCTGGATCGGTGCCGGAGGAAACTGCTACTACTTTTCTGAAGACGAAAGGAACTGGGAAACCAGTCAGAATTATTGCTCTGTGCACGCCGCCTCTCTGGCTGCGAACGATAGCTTAGAAGCTCTG AATATCACATTGCACCGTAAAGGGCCCTCCAATCACTGGGTTGGACTCCGGAGGGAACCGGGCCAGCCCTGGAGATGGGTGGATGGCGCTGCATTCAACCACCC ATTAACCAGCCCCCTTGAGCCCCACAGCTTTGCGATCCGGGGGGCCGGACTGTGCGCTTACCTGGCGGACGGCGTTGTGAGCAGCGCGGGGTGCGACACGGAGAGGAAATGGGCCTGCAGCAAGCCGCACGGACGGATAGGCGCGTCGCCGGAAGACGCCGAGTGTTAA